Within Hydrogenophaga sp. PAMC20947, the genomic segment TGGCGGCTCCCAGCACCTCCACCGGTATGCCCCGCGCGCTTTGCAGCCGGCCTTGCAGCACGAAGTTGAGCTTGGGCCAGACGGCCAAGGTGATGGCCTGGGCCAGCCCGTAGCGGTTGCTCGGCGTGAGGATCATGGACGGCTGGAACAGGCTGAGCCGCTCAAAGCCCAGCGCTACCAACGCGGCCTGGAGCTCGCCCTTGGTGCGCAGAAAAAAACTGCGCGACGCCGGGTCTGAGCCCAACGAGCCCAGCAGCTCAAAGTGCCTCACGCCGGCCTGCTTGCAGGCCGTGGCGAATGCCAGCACAGCGTCTTTGTCGATGCGCACGAACGCTTCGCGGCTGATCTTGCTGGGCTGCCCCACCCCCAGGGTGCAAATGGCGGAGTCATGCCCTGCCAACAGCGTTGCGTAGGCAGAGGGATCGGCAACATCCACCACGTGTTGGCTGAGGCGCGAATCCGCCGGCTGACTCACCAGGCCACGACCCAGGGTGGTCACCCGGACGCGCTCGGTGGAGGCCAGCAAGGCGCTCAGCGCCGCGCCACCCACGGCTCCGGTGGCGCCCAGCATGACCACCGAGCGCGCGTTGCGTGGGCTCGGGTCGGCGCTTTTCACAGTTTGTATTCCTGGATGGCCCAGTCACGGTAGGCTTCGTCCGACAACTGGGCGCGGCTGCCCGCCATTTCTTTGGCGTCGTCACCGGCCAGGTAACGGAATTGCGGCTTTCCATCGGTGGCGGCCGCGTAGATCACGGTGGCAATCTGTGCAGGGTCCGAGTAGTTTTGCCCGCGCGCGGGGTCCCTGAAAACGCTCATGGCGCCCTGCAGCGATGCGTCGTAGGCCGAGAGGCCAGGCTTTTGCATGAAGTCCAGCGAGCGGCCAGCGAAATCGGTGCGCACACCGCCCGGCTCCACCAGCTTGACCTGAATGCCCAGTGGTTGCAACTCCAGCGCCAGCGATTCAGAAATGCCTTCCAGGCCAAATTTGGTGCCGTGGTAAAGGGAATTGAACGGCAACGCGAGGCGACCACCGATCGACGTGACGTTGATGATCAGACCGCTGCTTCGGGCCCGGAAGTGCGGCAGGCAGGCTTGCATGGTGTACACCGGGCCAAACACGTTCGTCGCGAACTGGCGTTCCAGCTGAGCGGGTTCCACCGCTTCCATGGGGCCCGCCAGGCCATAGCCTGCGTTGTTGAGCAACACGTCGATACCGCCAAACCGGTCGAGCGTGGCCTGGATTGCGGCTTCGATGCTGGCGCGATCGGTCACGTCGAGGGGCAACACAGCCACGCGCTCCAGGCCTGCGAGGTCCTTGCCATCGGCGGGTTTGCGCATGGTGGCGGCGACATTCCAGCCAGCGGCCTGGAAATGCAGTGCGGTGGCGCGACCAATGCCGCTGGAGGCGCCTGTGATGAGGATGGTTTTCATGATTTTCCTTGGGTTGCTGGGGTTGGGGCGCATCGGGCGTTTGCCTGGGTGCGCTTGCGAATGCTGGTCATCAAACGTTTTAAGTGAATATTAATTCGGTTAAATACCAAAAAAATGGAGACGGGCCGGCCATCAGGCTTTCATGGCATCCCAGCAGAGAATGAAGGCGGTGTTTCGCGTGGCGTCGTCGTCGGGCAGCCCTTGCTGCGCGATCAGCTTGGCGGTTTCCTGAACAGTGCCCAGCAGGCATATCTGGTGGAATGGCACCGCTATCGGTTTCAGGAGCTCTTCGTCCTGCCCCTGCTGTACCAGCGCGACGAACACGGCGCTCAGGCGGGTGCCCAGCGTTCGGTTGTGTTCGCTCATGTATTCGGAGCTGGCGTACTGCTCCATGAACACCTGTTGCTCGGGCTGGCGCAGCCGCAGCGCCAGGAGAGCCAGCCAGATGCGGCGCATGCGCGCCTTCACGGGCTGACTGTTTTCGTCCGCCCCCATGAGTTGGGCCACGGCAGCCGTCTTGGCCCGCTCGTACAGCGCATCCAGCAGTGCCTGCTTGTTTGGGAAGTAGACGTAGAGCGTGCTGGTGGCCACACCCGCCCGCCGGGCGATCTCCGCCAGCGTCAGGGCACGCATGCCGCGTTCGTGCACGCACAGGTAGGTCGCCTGGGCAATGGCTTCGAGTTTTTGATCGTCTTTGGGTTTCACGGACGCGAGTTTAACCGATTTTATATTCGCTTAAAAGGCCATGCTCGGTACCGTCCGCTGAAGGGTGGGTGTCTTCTCCGTTCTGATGGTTCGAAGTTTGCATGCCCTCACCCGACAACGCGGCAAGCCATACCCGAAACCCGGCGCCCAACGCCAAGGCGGCCCAAGATGAGCGTGGCATGCAATGCACATGCACGGGCAGACGCGGCAACCGCCCAGCGCACACCTCGGAATGGGCCGCTCAGGCGGCTTACTTCCTGAGCTTGTCGATCAGACCATTGAGCTCGTCGAGGGAGCCAAACTGGATCGCCAATTCACCCATTTCCTCAAAACGCCCGTGGCGCTTGACGCGCTTTTTCACGCGCACTTCAACATCGGCGGTGAGCAGGTCGGAGAGTTCTTCTTCCACGCGCTTGATGTCGCGTGACTTCTCTTTCTTGAGCGTCTGAGGTGCCAGCGCGAACTCGGCGCTCAGCTTCTTCACCAGACTTTCGGCCTCGCGCACCGACATCTTCTTGGAGGCAATCTGGGTGCCTGCCGTGATCTGGGTGGCTCTGTCCAGCGTGAGCAAGGCTCGGGCATGGCCCATGTCCAGATCTCCCGCCATCAGCATGGTCTGCACTGGCTCAGCCAGCTGCAGCAAGCGCAGCAAATTGCTGGCCGCGCTGCGCGAGCGCCCTACCGCCTGAGCCGCCTGTTCGTGGGTGAGCCCAAACTCTTTCACCAGGCGTTGCAAGCCCTGGGCTTCCTCCAGCGGATTCAGGTCTTCGCGCTGCATGTTCTCGATCAGCGCCATGGCCGCGGCGGTTTCGTCGGGCACATCGCGAACCAACACGGGAACGCTCGCCAGCCCAGCCAATTTGGACGCCCGGAAACGCCGCTCACCCGCGATGATTTCGTACTTGCCCGCGTTGTCGCCACTGGTGAGCTGGCGCACCAGAATCGGCTGCATCACGCCTTGCAACTTGATGGACTCGGCCAGCTCATACAACGCGCCCTCGTCCATATGGGTTCGCGGCTGGTACTGGCCCGCCACCAGCTCGGTCAGGGGCAGGCTGGACGGCAACTGGGCAACACGCCCATTTTCCTGCGCATCGGGCGAAGCGGCGTCCACCACTTTGGGACCCAGCAGGGCTTCGAGTCCACGGCCGAGGCCTTTGGGTTTTTTGGTTGCCATGGTCAGATTGCTTTCAGATCAACAAATTGAAGGAATTTCTCATGGCCTTGCGGCCAGTCTCCAAGCCCCGTCCCGGCATTGATGTGCCCCGCGTGACCCAGATCCCAAAAGTCCGAACCCCAGGCCAGTGCCATCGCCTGCACGCGCTCAAAGGGGCAATACGGGTCGTCTTGGCTGCCCACCAGCAAGCTGGGAAACGGCAGCGGCGCCATGGGAATGGGTGACCAGCTGGGCAGTATGTCGCGCAGCGCGTCGCGCTCGGCATCACCAGGAGCCACCAGAAAAGCCGCTTTGACACGGTGGGTGTTCTTTGAGTGCGAGGCCCAGGCGGCGGTGAGGATGCAGCCCAAGCTGTGCGCCACCAGCACAACAGGCTCATCGGCGTCGAGAATCACCTCTTCCAGCCGTGCCATCCAGTCACCTCGCTTGGGTGTCATCCAGTCGTGCTGTTCGACGCGGTGGTAGCCATACACGGCCTCCCAGTGGCTTTGCCAATGGTCGGGAGTGCTGTTTTGCCAGCCTGGGAGCAAGAGCGTGCTGGAAGGTTTCACGTGGAACAATGGGTTCAATCGATCACATGGACTTGATGCGTTCAACCATTTCCTGGGCGAAGGCGACAAAGGCCTGGCTGCCTCGGGCATTGGGGTCAAACACCACGCCGGGCAGCCCATAGCTGGGCGCTTCGGCCAGGCGCACATTGCGAGGAATCACACTCTCAAACACTTTGTCGCCAAAGTGGGTTTTGAGCTGATCGCTGACCTGCTGCTGCAGGGTGATGCGGGGATCAAACATGACACGCAGCAGACCGATGATCTGCAGATCGCGGTTGAGGTTGGCATGCACCTGCTTGATGGTGTTGACCAGATCGGTGAGCCCTTCCAGTGCGAAATACTCACACTGCATGGGCACGATCACGCCGTGGGCGGCGCACAAGCCATTGAGCGTGAGCATGCTGAGCGACGGCGGGCAATCGATCAGGACAAAGTCATAGTCGCCATCCACCGCAGCCAGCGCGGTTTTCAGGCGCTTGTCTCGGCGGTCCAGCTCCACCAGCTCCACCTCGGCGCCCGCCAGCTCGCGATTGGCCCCAAGCACGTGGTAGCCACAAGGCTCGGCGTAGATCGTGGCCTCACTCACTGTGGCCGACTCCAGCAACACGTCGTAGACCGACAAGGCCATGGCGCGCTTGTCCACGCCCGAACCCATGGTGGCGTTGCCCTGGGGGTCCAGGTCCACCATGAGCACGCGTTGCCCTACTTTGGCCAAACCAGCGGCCAGGTTGACGGTGGTGGTGGTCTTGCCCACCCCGCCCTTTTGGTTCGCCACGCAAAAAATCTTAGCCATGTGCGGTCTCGATGGTTATTTGGACAAGGCCAGCTTCACGCCGAAGCCAATCAGGAAAACACCCGCCAACTTGTTCAGCGTGCGGGAAATGACAGGGTTGGCGCGCATGCGCTCAGCCAGAAAGTGGGTCAACAAGGTCGCCCCCAATCCGTACAAAAATGTGAGCGCTGCCACGGTGATCGCCATGGCGCCGAAGGTCAGCAATCCCTGATGGCGGACGGGATCCACAAACAGCGGAAAAAACGCCATGTAAAAAACGATGGCCTTGGGGTTCAGCAGGGTGATGGTCAGCGCCTGCTGGAAAAAGTGGTGAGGCTTGATGTTGAGCACCGGCTGGCCGCCTGGCCTGGCCATCAGCATCTTGAAGCCCAGCCAGGCCAGGTACGCTGCGCCCAGCCACTGCACCAGATGAAATGCGGCGGGATAGGTCGCCAGCAAGGCCGCCACACCCGCCACGGCCATCCACATCAAGACCTGGTCCCCAGCGATCACGCCCATGGTCGCAGCCATACCGCCGCGCAATCCGCCCTTGCTCGTCGAGGTGATGAGCGCCAGGTTGCCAGGACCGGGAATGGCCAAAAAAAGAACGATGGCAGCCACAAATGCGCCGTAGTCTGCGATGCCGAACATGGGTAAAACTCTCCGGGGTGAGCGCCGAGTTTACGTGAGGCGCCCTGCATTGGCGCCATGGTCGGCTTCCTTCGCAACGTTTCCGCCCGGAAACAACAAATCAGCCGACGGCTGGACGCATCCAGATGATGCAGCGCTCGGCGTCCAGACCCGGCACTTGCAGCTGTTCCACGTGAAACACAGCCACATCGGCGGGCAAAGACTTCAGCTCTTCTGTCGGGTGTTTGCCCTTCATGGCCATCCACACAGCACCCGTCTTGAGCGCAGCACGCGACCAACCCGTGAAGTCGGGCAGCGAAGCAAAGGCCCGGGAACAGACCACGTCAAAGCCCCCGCCCTGCTCCGCCTTGAGAGACTCCACGCGGGCGTGCACGCCACGCAGATTGGGTAGGCCCATCGTGGCCGCAGCCTGCTGCACAAAAGCAGCCTTCTTGCCCACCGTGTCCACGCAGCTCACATCGATCTGAGGGCACACAATAGCGATCACCACGCCGGGCAAGCCACCACCCGAACCCACATCGAGCAGGCGAACCCGACCACTCAACTCCGCATTGGCAATTTCGCGCCGCAAGGGCCCTATGGCTGCCAAGCTGTCGAGCAGGTGGTGCGTCAGCATCTCAGCCGGGTCGCGCACCGCCGTGAGGTTGTAGACCTTGTTCCACTTTTGCAGCAGCGCCAGGTAATCGAGCAATTGCGACACCTGAGCATCGCTCAAAGGCAAGTCCAGTGACCGCAGGCCTGCCGTCAGCACATCCCGGCTCATGCTGCGGATACGTTTTCAGCAGCGGCACCCTGGACGGCGGCAAACCCCTTGAAGCCACCTTTCTTCAGGTGGACCAGCAACAGGGAGATGCTGGCCGGCGTGATGCCAGAGATGCGCGCAGCCTGCCCCAGCGTCTCCGGGCGGTGCTTGGCCAGCTTTTGCCGGGCCTCAAACGACAAAGCCGCGACTTGCAAGTAATCCAGATCCACCGGAAGCTTGAGCCCTTCGTAGTGAACCGAGCGCTCGACCTCAGACTTCTGCCGCTCGATGTAGCCCGCGTATTTGGCCGCGATCTCCACCTGCTCCACAACAGCGTCGTGCAGGTCGCCCAAGGTTTCACGTGAAACATCTGAGTGCACGTGCTGCCGGTCGTTCATGGCCATGAGCGCGTCGTAGTGCACACCAGGCCGACGCAGCAAATCAAACAGGTTGTGCTCATGCTCAATGGCTTTACCCAGGACCCGTTCACTTTCCACAGGGGGCAGATTGCGCGGATTCACCCAGGTGGCTTTGAGCCGCTCTGTCTCACGTGAAACGGCATCGCGCTTGCGGCTGAAGGCCTCCCAGCGCGCATCGTCCACCAGGCCCATCTGGCGCCCTGCTTCGGTGAGGCGCATGTCGGCGTTGTCTTCGCGCAGCTGCAGGCGGAACTCCGCCCGGCTGGTGAACATGCGGTAGGGCTCGGTGACGCCCTGCGTCACCAAATCATCCACCAATACCCCAAGGTAAGCCTCGTCCCGGCGCGGCAGCCACGCGGCTTCACCCCGGCACTGCAGCGCGGCATTGAGCCCGGCAAACAAACCCTGGGCCGCGGCCTCTTCGTAGCCGGTCGTGCCATTGATCTGCCCTGCAAAGAACAAACCCTGAATCTGACGGGTCTCGAAACTGTTCTTGAGCGAACGCGGGTCGAAGTAATCGTATTCGATCGCATAGCCCGGGCGCAAGATGTGGGCGTTTTCCATGCCTGCCATGCTGCGCACCAAATCGTACTGGATATCGAAAGGCAGACTGGTGGAGATCCCGTTGGGATAAACCTCGTGGGTGGTCAGCCCTTCCGGCTCCAGAAAAATCTGGTGGCTGTCTTTGTCCGCGAAGCGGTTGACCTTGTCTTCCACGCTTGGGCAATAACGCGGGCCCACGCCTTCTATCTTCCCCGTGAACATGGGGCTGCGGTCAAAGCCGGAACGGATGATCTCGTGGGTGCGCTCATTGGTGTGGGTGATCCAGCAGGGCACTTGCTGCGGATGGGCAATGGCGCCCCCCATGAAACTGAACACGGGCACAGGCAGGTGGGCGTTCATGCCGCCGGGAACGCCATCCCCTGGCTGAACCGTGCACTTGGAATAGTCGATGCTGCGCCCGTCAATGCGGGGTGGTGTGCCCGTTTTCAGGCGGGCCTGCGGCAAGTTCAGCTCTTTCAGCCGAGCCGACAGGCTCACGGCCGGCGGATCGCCCGCCCGGCCAGCCGCGTAGTTGCTCAGACCCACATGGATCTTGCCATCCAGGAAAGTGCCCGCGGTCAGAACCACGGTGCGGCCGCGAAACTGGATACCGACCTGGGTCACGGCACCGACCACCCGATCGCCCTCGATCATCAGATCGTCCACAGCCTGCTGGAACAGCCAGAGGTTGGGCTGGTTTTCCAGCATGCGGCGGATGGCCGCCTTGTAGAGAATTCGGTCGGCCTGGGCCCGCGTGGCACGTACCGCCGGGCCCTTGGAGCTGTTGAGAATGCGAAACTGGATGCCGCCCTCGTCGGTGGCGAGCGCCATGGCGCCGCCCAACGCGTCAATCTCTTTCACCAGATGGCCCTTGCCAATGCCGCCGATGCTGGGGTTGCAGCTCATCTGCCCGAGCGTCTCGATGTTGTGGGTGAGCAGCAGCGTCTTGCTGCCCATGCGCGCGGCGGCGAGCGCGGCCTCGGTGCCGGCGTGGCCACCGCCAACGACGATCACATCAAATTCCTGGGGGTACAACATGGTGAAAACTCCAGGGCACACACTGGCCGTTGTGCCCGACAAACGAGAGAAAGGATTCAAGGGTGTTTCACGTGAAACACACCTCGCCAAGGCTTGACCGGGCCCGGCTGGAGACCGCTGATTGTCCCACCTTTGCCCGCGGCCTGCCCAGTGAAGCGCCGGCACATCACCGACAATGCCACCATGAACACCCCCATTCCTACCCTCGTCTTTGCGGGCAGCACCCGCGCCCAATCCTGGAACCGCCAACTCGCTGGCGCCGTGGCAACCATGGCCACCGCCGAGGGCGCACAAGTCACCCACCTGGAGCTGGCCGGCTTCGACGTGCCGCTCTACAACGCCGATCTCGAAGCCAAGGGCACACCGCGCGACGTGGTGCGCCTGAAAGAGATCTTCCACGCCCACCCCGCCTGGCTGATTTGCTCACCCGAATACAACGGCAGCTACACCGCCTTGCTGAAAAACACCCTCGACTGGGTATCCAGCCCCATCAAGGGCGACCCCGAGTGGAGCAACGGCACCAAGGCTTTCACTGGCAAAGTGGTCGGCCTGCTGTCGGCCTCACCCGGCGCGCTCGGGGGCTTGCGCAGCCTGAGCCACCTCACGCCTCTGATGCTGAACCTGCAATGCTGGGTCGCACCCAAGCAGTTCGCCCTTTCAAAAGCGCACGAAGCATTCGACCCCGATGGCCAGCTCTCCACCGACGCAGCACGCGCCGGCGCGAAAAGCGTGGTCGATCAGGTGCTGTGGGCCACGAAGCAGTTTCAGAAAGCCTGATGAACTGCCGCCCTGGCTGCGCCGCCTGCTGCATCGCCCCCTCGATCAGCAGCCCCATGCCAGGTTTGCCACATGGCAAACCGGCAGGCCTGCCCTGCCCCCATCTGGACGAAGCCCTGATGTGCAAACTGTTTGGGTTACCGGAGCGGCCTGCGGTGTGCAGCTCCCTGCCGCCCAACGACGAGATGTGCGGCGAGGACCGTGTGCACGCACTGCATTTTCTGGAAAGCCTGGAACAAGCCACCCGCCCATGAAAAAGCCCGCAACAGCGGGCTTTTTATCGAAGCGATCAGCGCAAGACACCCCTGCCGGCGCACCCGCCCCAACCCAGCTCACACCATGCAATCGGCTCGACCGGGCCACCAGCGTGGCCCCCATGGGGAGAGGCGGCGTCAGCGGCGAAAGGGCATCAACAGATTACTGCTTCACCGCCTCAACCTGCAACACCAGGCGCACATTCTTCGGGAAGCCCCAGTCCACGCCGTAGTTCACGCCGAAGGCGGTGCGGTCGATGGTGGCCTCAAAGTCGCCGCCACACACTTCACGCTTGAGCATCGGGCTTTCGTAGCAGTTGAACTGGTTGGCCTTCAGCGTCACAGGCTGGGTCTTGTCCAGCAGTGTCAGCTGGCCCATGACTTCGCTGACTTTGTCGCCGTTAAAGACCACCTTATCGGACACGAAGCGCGCCTTGGGGAATTTGGCGGCGTTGAGGATGTCAGCGCTTTGCAGGTGCTTGTCGAAAGCAGCGGTGCCGGAGCTGACCGAAGCAATGTCGAAGCTGATGTCGACTTTGCCGGTCTTGGCGGCCTTGTCGAAGCTGATCGTGCCCTCTTTCTTTTCGAAACGGGCGCGGTTCACGCTGGCGCCGAAGTGACCAATCTCAAACGTGGCAAAGGTGTGGGTCGGGTCGATCGCGTAGTCAGCGGCCTGGGCGATGCCCGCGGTGGACAAAACGGCGGCAGCGGCCAGCAGGGTGAGGGATGTGCGCATATCGGTACTCCTGAAAAGGGGTTGGGAGGAAAACAGGGAAAAAGGAAGAAATCAGAGCTTGGGCACGCCGGTCAAAGTCAGCTTGAACTTCACCTGTACGTCGTCGGCCACCATTGAGGTGTCCGACCACTCTTGCTCGCCAATACGGAAAGTCAGGCGTTTGATGGGAAAGGCCCCGGTAGCGGTCGTGGTGCCGCCGCTCTGGGCCAGGGTCACGGGTACCACCACGTCACTGCTCACACCCTTGATGCTGAGCTTGCCGGCCACCTCAAACTGGGTCGTGTTGACCCGTTTGATGTTGCTGGACTGGAATGTGGCCCTGGGAAAGGCTGCCACATTGAACCACACCGACTTGGGCAGCTCGGCGTTGGCTTCGCGACTGATGTCAGCGCTGCCCGTGTCCACCGTGAAGGCGATCTTGCTCGTGGCCAGCTTGGCCGGATCAAAGGCCACCTGGGCGCTGAAGGTCTTGAACTTGCCTTCAACCGGCACGCCCATCTGCTTGCTCACAAACTGGATCTCGCTCTGCGCGGGCACCAACGCCTGCTCAGCCTGAGCAGCCAATGGGAGCAAGGCAGCAGCGGCGAGGGTGAAGGGAAATAGAAAACGGGCAATCATGACGGGACTCCAGAAAATTCGAGGGAATGCGTGTGGCGGCGCAGGGGTTTGTTCTTATGCGTTGCCAAAGGCCATGCGCTGCAACAACCCGTCGCGGTCCACAAAGCGGTGCTTCAGGGCCCCCGCCACATGCAGGACCACCAGGGCCGCCAAGCTGTAAGCCGCGTACTTGTGCACGGGCTTCATGAAGTCGGCCAGACCTTCGCTCACCGGCACAAAATCGGGCAGCTGGAACAGGCCAAACGGCACGATGGGGAAGCCTGCCGCCGAGCTGTAGGCCCAGCCGGCGAGTGGCACGGCGAAAAACAGCACGTACAAACCGAGATGCGTTGCGTGGTGTGCAAAGCGTTGCCAGGCAGGCATAGCCTGCTCAATGGCCGCGGGCAGGGCTGGCGGCCGGTGGGTCAGGCGCCACATCAGGCGCACAAACGACAACGTCAGGATCGTCACCCCAGCCCACTTGTGCCAGTTGTAGAGTTTCAGGCGATCGGGCGAAAACGGCAGATCGGCCATGTACAGCCCAACGGCGAACAGACCCACAAGCGCCACACCCAACAAGGCGTGCAGCAATCGGGCCATCCAGTGATAACGGGGGTGAGAGGCTTGCATAGAGCCCTCAGTGTAGGGAATCACCAGGCCGCACAAGCTCAAACCGCTTGAAGCCATCATTCAATTAGTTCGAACGAACTTTATTCAATCATTCGAATCTATATCGGCCACTGCCACGTGATTCCGCGCCCAGCTCAATCCTACAATGGCGCATGACCGACACACCCGACAGTACCCAGCAACTGCTATCGCTCTACCCGGCACTGGCGGGCTTGCCCGAGCTGCTGCCCCGGCTGCCCCTCATGACCGTACCAGCGGGCACAGCGCTGTTTGAGGAAAACCAGGCCTGCCAGGGCTTCCCCATGGTGATCCGCGGCGAGGTGCGCGTTTCCCGCAGCGGCGCCAACGGCCGCGCACTGGAGCTGTACCGCGTGCGGCCGGGTGAGATGTGCCTGGTGTCGTCCGCCAGCCTCTTCGCGGGCCAGCCGCTTTCGGCCCATGGCGTGGCCACCGGCCCCACCACCCTGGCCCTGCTCTCACCCGCCGACTTTGATACCGCGCTGGCCGATGCCAGCTTTCGCGGCTACGTGTTGGGCCTGTTTGCAGAACGCATGGCCGACCTCACTGCGTTGATCGATGCCGTGGCGTTTCAGCAGCTCGACAGCCGCCTGGCGGCCGCTCTGCTTGGCCATGGCGCCCAGGTGCGCGCCACCCACCAGACCCTGGCTGACGAGCTGGGCACCGTGCGCGAGATCGTCACCCGCCTGCTGCACCGCTTTGAGCGCGAGGGTCTGGTCGAACTCTCCCGCGAATGCATCACCATCCGAAACAGCGCCGGTTTGCGGGCTGCCGCCGCCCTGATCGCCCGGTGAATCCGCCCAGATACACGCCTTGGTGACCCAGGTCACACAGAAAAGCGCGCGCCGGGTGTCCAATCACATCAGACCCGCTGGCCAAACTTGACGATCAGCGGACACCTCCACCGTTTTCCAGGAGCACTCACATGACCAAAAACATCGGCAGCCTCGACCGCATCGTGCGCATCGCCATCGGCGTGGCCTTGATCGCCGCCACCCTCACCGGCACCATCGGCGTCTGGGGCTGGATCGGCATCGTGCCGCTGGCCACCGCCCTCATGGGCTGGTGCCCGCCCTACGCCAT encodes:
- a CDS encoding YceI family protein — protein: MIARFLFPFTLAAAALLPLAAQAEQALVPAQSEIQFVSKQMGVPVEGKFKTFSAQVAFDPAKLATSKIAFTVDTGSADISREANAELPKSVWFNVAAFPRATFQSSNIKRVNTTQFEVAGKLSIKGVSSDVVVPVTLAQSGGTTTATGAFPIKRLTFRIGEQEWSDTSMVADDVQVKFKLTLTGVPKL
- a CDS encoding cytochrome b; the encoded protein is MQASHPRYHWMARLLHALLGVALVGLFAVGLYMADLPFSPDRLKLYNWHKWAGVTILTLSFVRLMWRLTHRPPALPAAIEQAMPAWQRFAHHATHLGLYVLFFAVPLAGWAYSSAAGFPIVPFGLFQLPDFVPVSEGLADFMKPVHKYAAYSLAALVVLHVAGALKHRFVDRDGLLQRMAFGNA
- a CDS encoding Crp/Fnr family transcriptional regulator, which translates into the protein MTDTPDSTQQLLSLYPALAGLPELLPRLPLMTVPAGTALFEENQACQGFPMVIRGEVRVSRSGANGRALELYRVRPGEMCLVSSASLFAGQPLSAHGVATGPTTLALLSPADFDTALADASFRGYVLGLFAERMADLTALIDAVAFQQLDSRLAAALLGHGAQVRATHQTLADELGTVREIVTRLLHRFEREGLVELSRECITIRNSAGLRAAAALIAR
- a CDS encoding DUF2892 domain-containing protein, translated to MTKNIGSLDRIVRIAIGVALIAATLTGTIGVWGWIGIVPLATALMGWCPPYAMLGFSTCAMKKK